In one Procambarus clarkii isolate CNS0578487 chromosome 29, FALCON_Pclarkii_2.0, whole genome shotgun sequence genomic region, the following are encoded:
- the LOC123765151 gene encoding mucin-2-like, producing the protein MSRPAWSSLIRPAWSSLIRPAWSSLIRPAWSSPIRPAWSSPIRPAWSSLIRPAWSSLIRPALSSLIRPAWSSLIRPALSSLIRPVWSSPIRPAWSSLIRPAWSSLIRPAWSSLIRPAWSSLIRPAWSSLIRPAWSSLIRPAWSSLIRPAWSSLIRPAWSSLIRPAWSSLIRPAWSSLIRPAWSSLIRPAWSSLIRPAWSSLIRPALSSLIRPAWSSLIRPAWSSLIRPLWSSLIRPAWSSLIRPAWSSLIRPAWSSLIRPAWSSLIRPAWSSLIRPAWSSLIRPAWSSLIRTAWSSLIRTVESII; encoded by the coding sequence ATGTCCCGGCCAGCATGGTCGTCTCTCATCCGGCCAGCATGGTCGTCTCTCATCCGGCCAGCATGGTCGTCTCTCATCCGGCCAGCATGGTCGTCTCCCATCCGGCCAGCATGGTCGTCTCCCATCCGGCCAGCATGGTCGTCTCTCATCCGGCCAGCATGGTCGTCTCTCATCCGGCCAGCATTGTCGTCTCTCATCCGGCCAGCATGGTCGTCTCTCATCCGGCCAGCATTGTCGTCTCTCATCCGGCCAGTATGGTCGTCTCCCATCCGGCCAGCATGGTCGTCTCTCATCCGGCCAGCATGGTCGTCTCTCATCCGGCCAGCATGGTCGTCTCTCATCCGGCCGGCATGGTCGTCTCTCATCCGGCCAGCATGGTCGTCTCTCATCCGGCCAGCATGGTCGTCTCTCATCCGGCCAGCATGGTCGTCTCTCATCCGGCCGGCATGGTCGTCTCTCATCCGGCCAGCATGGTCGTCTCTCATCCGGCCAGCATGGTCGTCTCTCATCCGGCCAGCATGGTCGTCTCTCATCCGGCCGGCATGGTCGTCTCTCATCCGGCCAGCATGGTCGTCTCTCATCCGGCCAGCATGGTCGTCTCTCATCCGGCCAGCATTGTCGTCTCTCATCCGGCCAGCATGGTCGTCTCTCATCCGGCCAGCATGGTCGTCTCTCATCCGGCCCTTATGGTCGTCTCTCATCCGGCCAGCATGGTCGTCTCTCATCCGGCCAGCATGGTCGTCTCTCATCCGGCCAGCATGGTCGTCTCTCATCCGGCCAGCATGGTCGTCTCTCATCCGGCCAGCATGGTCGTCTCTCATCCGGCCAGCATGGTCGTCTCTCATCCGGCCAGCATGGTCGTCTCTCATCCGGACGGCATGGTCGTCTCTCATCCGGACGGTAGAGTCCATCATCTGA